From Microbacterium pseudoresistens, the proteins below share one genomic window:
- a CDS encoding ATP-NAD kinase family protein, giving the protein MTSACGLIVNPVAGVGGEVALAGSDGDRVQRLALSKGAVPRASLKAGRAVGAILARSPETVFLTGGGVLGEDVCRREGAGHRVLVPAPQSTSAEDTRRLAQALRDEGAELILFVGGDGTARDVCAVIGEDIPVLGVPAGVKMHSGVFAITPEHAGPLVATVFAGHRAVERAEVVDIDEDARRAGRLSARLYGHVLVPVAPEAVQRGKAGVSPGDPSSVDGIAAEVAGRWEPGVPCLLGPGTTVQRIAERLGLSSSLLGVDVVLDGVLTGSDLDATALHDAVGAGRFQVLVSPVGGQGMVLGRGNQQIDAALLSRLDPADLLIACPPRKLAQFAGRGLLIDAPSDALNRRFRGMRRVIVGHREDALLRVA; this is encoded by the coding sequence ATGACCTCCGCGTGCGGCCTCATCGTCAACCCCGTCGCCGGTGTCGGCGGCGAGGTTGCACTGGCGGGGAGCGACGGTGACCGGGTGCAGCGCCTCGCCCTCTCCAAGGGGGCGGTTCCGCGGGCGTCGCTGAAGGCGGGGCGGGCCGTCGGCGCGATCCTCGCGCGCAGTCCGGAGACGGTCTTCCTCACCGGAGGAGGAGTCCTCGGTGAAGACGTCTGCCGACGGGAGGGGGCCGGGCATCGTGTGCTCGTCCCCGCTCCGCAGTCGACGTCCGCGGAGGATACGCGACGGCTCGCACAGGCGCTCCGCGACGAGGGTGCCGAGCTGATCCTCTTCGTCGGGGGAGACGGCACCGCCAGGGACGTCTGCGCCGTGATCGGCGAGGATATTCCGGTGCTCGGAGTCCCCGCCGGGGTGAAGATGCACTCCGGCGTGTTCGCGATCACTCCGGAGCATGCCGGACCGCTCGTGGCCACGGTGTTCGCGGGGCACCGGGCGGTCGAGCGCGCCGAGGTCGTCGACATCGACGAGGATGCGCGTCGCGCGGGCCGTCTCTCGGCACGGCTGTACGGTCATGTCTTGGTGCCCGTCGCCCCCGAGGCCGTGCAGCGCGGGAAGGCCGGCGTCTCGCCGGGCGATCCGTCCTCGGTCGACGGTATCGCCGCCGAAGTCGCCGGCCGGTGGGAGCCGGGGGTCCCCTGCCTTCTCGGTCCGGGAACGACGGTGCAGCGGATCGCGGAACGCCTCGGGCTGAGCTCGTCGCTCCTCGGCGTCGACGTGGTTCTCGACGGGGTGCTGACGGGGAGCGATCTCGACGCCACCGCGCTGCACGACGCCGTCGGCGCCGGTCGGTTCCAGGTGCTGGTGTCTCCCGTTGGCGGTCAGGGCATGGTGCTCGGCCGCGGAAACCAGCAGATCGACGCCGCGCTGCTCTCCCGGCTCGACCCGGCGGACCTGCTCATCGCCTGCCCTCCTCGCAAGCTCGCACAGTTCGCCGGTCGCGGCCTGCTCATCGACGCGCCGAGCGACGCTCTTAATCGTCGATTCCGCGGGATGCGGAGGGTGATCGTCGGCCACCGCGAGGACGCGCTCCTGCGCGTAGCATGA
- the rarD gene encoding EamA family transporter RarD gives MTTPSRTSPVGVAYGVSAYLLWGLLPIYFLLLVPTGPWELVAWRVLLSFVLCLVLLTVVRGWKPFLAIVRQPRLLGWTALAGAVIYVNWQVFVLAALSDHIVETSLGYFINPIFTVLLGVFVLGERLRPLQWTAVGIAAIAVVVIVVAYGSFPWIALTLAASFGSYGLIKKKIGPAVDALSGLTLESFWLVPVAVVQLVLVAQLGTLTYGTVSTTHTVLLSFAGIATAMPLLLFAASTRRIGLSVVGMLQFITPVMQFITGAFIQGEPMPVERWIGFGIVWVAIAVFLIDLAIAGRRDRRTAQAAAVGAVV, from the coding sequence GTGACCACCCCTTCGCGCACCTCACCGGTGGGCGTCGCCTATGGCGTCTCCGCCTACTTGCTCTGGGGGCTGCTGCCGATTTACTTCCTGCTGCTCGTGCCCACCGGCCCGTGGGAGCTGGTGGCCTGGCGCGTGCTGCTGTCGTTCGTGCTGTGCCTCGTGCTGCTCACGGTCGTGCGCGGATGGAAGCCTTTCCTCGCGATCGTGCGCCAGCCGCGACTGCTGGGCTGGACGGCGCTGGCCGGCGCGGTCATCTATGTCAACTGGCAGGTCTTCGTGCTCGCCGCGCTCTCGGACCACATCGTCGAGACGAGCCTGGGGTACTTCATCAATCCGATCTTCACGGTGCTGCTGGGCGTCTTCGTGCTCGGCGAGCGGCTGCGCCCGCTGCAATGGACCGCCGTGGGCATCGCCGCGATCGCCGTGGTCGTCATCGTCGTCGCCTACGGATCGTTCCCGTGGATCGCCCTGACCCTGGCCGCCTCGTTCGGCAGTTACGGACTGATCAAGAAGAAGATCGGCCCGGCCGTGGACGCGCTCAGCGGCCTGACACTGGAATCGTTCTGGCTCGTCCCCGTCGCCGTCGTGCAGCTCGTGCTCGTCGCCCAGCTCGGCACGCTCACCTACGGCACGGTCAGCACGACGCACACCGTGCTGCTGTCGTTCGCCGGCATCGCCACGGCCATGCCGCTGCTGCTGTTCGCCGCCAGCACGCGGCGGATCGGCCTGTCGGTCGTGGGGATGCTGCAGTTCATCACCCCGGTCATGCAGTTCATCACGGGCGCGTTCATCCAGGGCGAGCCGATGCCCGTCGAGCGATGGATCGGATTCGGGATCGTCTGGGTCGCGATCGCCGTCTTCCTCATCGATCTGGCGATCGCCGGCCGTCGCGACCGCCGTACCGCGCAGGCCGCCGCGGTCGGCGCGGTGGTCTGA
- a CDS encoding ABC transporter substrate-binding protein, whose protein sequence is MNRTKSSRKSLLAGIALIGASALVITGCAGNAATPESSDAPADVDLTLKLGSLLPSTGTLAFLGAPMNAGVELAVAEINEADAGITVDLTAEDEGDLDNKAYETSITNLQSAGITAMIGAASSGVSKLILDGNAGAGILTVSPSNTSAEFTGINPLYFRTAPSDSLQGEVLANQVAEDGHSTLGIIYQNDPYGSGLFDSIKTTFEGTGGQVVADASYNQTDGQFNAQVQTIAAAKPDAVAIVSYDQFLTIAPLLVNAGINPGSLYLVDGNLKDYPDLPVDLTGSKGTRAGADLPDSFLDDLNAAWTAKGNDPIDAVTYSAEAYDGVILIALAALKAGSVEGADIAENMQEVSGGSGKGEKCTSFAECAKIIASGGTADYDGYSGEITFDDQNDPKGADVGVYEYGAGNVQTRIK, encoded by the coding sequence ATGAACCGAACGAAGAGCTCGCGGAAGAGCCTACTCGCGGGTATCGCGCTGATCGGCGCCTCGGCACTGGTCATCACCGGATGTGCGGGAAACGCCGCCACTCCGGAGTCCTCGGACGCGCCGGCCGATGTCGACCTCACACTGAAGCTCGGCTCGCTCCTGCCGTCGACGGGAACGCTGGCGTTCCTCGGCGCGCCGATGAACGCCGGTGTCGAGCTCGCCGTCGCGGAGATCAACGAGGCCGATGCCGGGATCACCGTCGATCTCACCGCCGAAGACGAGGGCGACCTCGACAACAAGGCGTACGAGACCTCGATCACCAACCTGCAGAGTGCGGGCATCACGGCCATGATCGGTGCCGCATCCTCGGGTGTGTCCAAGCTGATCCTCGACGGGAACGCCGGTGCGGGCATCCTCACCGTGTCGCCGTCGAACACGTCGGCGGAGTTCACGGGCATCAACCCGCTGTACTTCCGCACCGCCCCCAGCGACAGCCTGCAGGGCGAGGTGCTGGCCAACCAGGTGGCCGAAGACGGCCACAGCACGCTCGGCATCATCTACCAGAACGACCCGTACGGCTCGGGCCTGTTCGACAGCATCAAGACCACGTTCGAGGGAACGGGCGGCCAGGTCGTCGCCGATGCGTCGTACAACCAGACCGACGGTCAGTTCAACGCCCAGGTGCAGACGATCGCCGCAGCCAAGCCGGATGCCGTCGCCATCGTCTCGTACGACCAGTTCCTGACCATCGCACCGCTGCTGGTCAACGCCGGCATCAACCCGGGTTCGCTGTACCTGGTCGACGGTAATCTGAAGGACTACCCCGACCTGCCCGTCGACCTGACCGGGTCGAAGGGGACGCGCGCCGGTGCCGACCTGCCCGACTCGTTCCTCGACGACCTCAACGCGGCCTGGACCGCCAAGGGCAACGACCCGATCGACGCCGTCACGTACTCCGCCGAGGCGTACGACGGCGTCATCCTGATCGCGCTGGCCGCCCTCAAGGCCGGATCGGTCGAGGGTGCCGACATCGCCGAGAACATGCAGGAGGTCTCCGGCGGCAGCGGCAAGGGTGAGAAGTGCACGAGCTTCGCCGAGTGCGCGAAGATCATCGCGTCCGGCGGCACGGCCGACTACGACGGCTACTCCGGCGAGATCACCTTCGACGACCAGAACGACCCGAAGGGCGCCGACGTCGGCGTCTACGAGTACGGGGCGGGCAACGTCCAGACGCGCATCAAGTAA